In the Bartonella apihabitans genome, GATTTGATCGAACATTGGCACGGCAATGATTACATTTGAACAGATGCGGATATTTCTGGCTGTCGCCGAACGCGAGCATTTGACCGAAGCGGCCAAAGCGCTTTTGTTGACACCTTCAGCCGTTTCCAGTGCCATTCACATGATTGAAGAACATTATCAGGTGCGTCTTTTCAATCGCATTGGCCGACGCATCCAGTTGAGTGATGCCGGTTCTGTCTTCGTTGAAGATTGCCGCCACACATTGGCGCAAGTCAAACTTGCCGAAACAACTTTGCGTGAATTTAGCGGTCTCAAACGGGGAGCGCTCGGTCTCTATGCGAGCCAGACAATCGCAAATTATTTTTTGCCACCGGTCATAGCAAAATTTCGCAATTTATATCCGGCAATTACTGTCAAAATGTCGATCGGTAACACCGAACAGGTCGAAAATGCTGTTCTATCAGGCCTAACAGATATCGGTTTTGCCGAAGGGAC is a window encoding:
- a CDS encoding LysR family transcriptional regulator codes for the protein MITFEQMRIFLAVAEREHLTEAAKALLLTPSAVSSAIHMIEEHYQVRLFNRIGRRIQLSDAGSVFVEDCRHTLAQVKLAETTLREFSGLKRGALGLYASQTIANYFLPPVIAKFRNLYPAITVKMSIGNTEQVENAVLSGLTDIGFAEGTIKNESLHRQKVADDELFIIAAKNHPLTEKTLVTFKDISAFPWILREKGSGTRAIFEQALANHGYELAELDVMQTFPSNEAVLSAVAASNALTAISKRAVSALLAAGLVERLNFLSVNRDFLLLLNPQRFKTKAVGAFIDLLDG